A portion of the Bacillus thuringiensis genome contains these proteins:
- a CDS encoding Crp/Fnr family transcriptional regulator, which yields MAEILKKYMKNLTTLSEEEQQMILSELQIEEYKKGTVLLRQGNVPLKCYFVLKGCVRQHSIDEAGKEVTSNFYTEEQAISNFNHHKQDKSSSYTLTCLEDCIVVVGDLHSEKDMYNKYSQLEEMTRKMIEYNFGEVQDELAVFISSTPEERYKTLLRKRPYLINRVPQYQLASYLGMTPESLSRIKKRLN from the coding sequence ATGGCAGAGATATTAAAGAAGTATATGAAGAATCTTACAACATTAAGTGAAGAAGAGCAGCAAATGATCCTCAGTGAATTACAAATTGAAGAATATAAAAAAGGAACAGTGCTCCTAAGACAAGGAAATGTTCCGTTAAAATGTTATTTTGTATTAAAAGGATGCGTTAGGCAACATAGTATAGATGAAGCAGGGAAAGAAGTTACATCAAATTTTTATACAGAAGAACAGGCAATTTCGAATTTCAACCATCATAAACAAGATAAATCTTCATCATATACGTTAACGTGTTTAGAAGATTGTATTGTAGTTGTTGGTGATCTACATAGTGAAAAGGACATGTATAATAAGTATTCACAATTAGAAGAAATGACGCGTAAAATGATCGAGTACAATTTCGGTGAAGTACAAGATGAACTTGCTGTATTTATCTCATCGACACCAGAAGAACGATATAAAACATTGTTACGAAAACGCCCGTATTTAATTAATCGCGTTCCACAATATCAGCTAGCAAGCTATCTTGGCATGACACCAGAATCATTAAGTAGAATTAAGAAACGGCTTAATTAG
- a CDS encoding DUF4386 domain-containing protein: MTERKYALFAGTSLLVMAFIAFFSYGFVHGNLVIQGDASTTFHNIQTSNSLFKAEIFGWITIFITDIVAAWALYFFLKPIHTSLSLLAAWLRLMYTAILGIAIFNLILALLLSKNTIANPETYTMLFLSAFEYIWSVGLIIFGLHLFVLGYVTFLSKQIPKFISILLFIAATGYMLIHVMNTMFTQYDTMISIIQSLFQLPMIAGELGLAIWLLLKGGKHSN; this comes from the coding sequence ATGACTGAACGAAAGTACGCCTTATTTGCTGGTACCTCTCTTCTTGTTATGGCATTCATTGCATTTTTTTCTTACGGTTTTGTTCATGGAAATCTCGTTATACAAGGAGATGCGAGTACAACATTCCATAATATCCAAACTTCAAATTCACTTTTCAAAGCAGAAATCTTCGGGTGGATTACCATTTTTATTACTGATATTGTCGCCGCATGGGCTCTTTATTTCTTTCTAAAACCAATTCATACTAGCCTCTCATTACTAGCAGCTTGGCTTCGTCTTATGTATACAGCTATACTTGGGATTGCTATATTCAATCTAATATTGGCATTGTTGCTTTCAAAAAATACAATTGCGAATCCAGAAACATATACGATGTTGTTTCTCAGTGCATTCGAATACATTTGGTCTGTAGGATTGATTATTTTTGGATTGCATCTTTTCGTTTTAGGATATGTAACTTTTCTCTCTAAACAGATACCAAAGTTTATTAGTATACTGCTGTTCATTGCTGCTACCGGTTATATGCTAATTCACGTCATGAATACAATGTTTACACAATACGATACAATGATTTCAATCATACAATCACTATTCCAATTACCTATGATTGCAGGTGAATTAGGACTTGCGATATGGCTACTATTGAAAGGTGGTAAACACTCTAATTAA
- a CDS encoding PH domain-containing protein: MEFPSKKDVWLYPIFFVVIGACFAPIFAEREYFLLFFTIPLAIVFIFGWFSTKYIVEEEMIIIRSGFIKKRIFIRDIKQISNTKNPIAAHALSFDRLEIVYDTHKTEIISPRNKEQFINLVKSKNSNIEIK; encoded by the coding sequence GTGGAATTTCCATCAAAAAAAGATGTATGGTTATATCCGATTTTTTTTGTTGTCATAGGAGCGTGTTTTGCTCCTATATTTGCAGAGAGAGAATATTTTCTTTTATTTTTTACGATTCCGTTAGCCATAGTATTTATTTTTGGGTGGTTTTCAACCAAATATATTGTGGAAGAGGAAATGATTATCATTAGGTCAGGTTTTATTAAAAAACGTATTTTTATACGAGATATAAAACAAATTTCAAATACGAAAAATCCAATAGCAGCTCATGCTCTATCATTCGATCGACTTGAAATTGTTTACGATACACATAAAACAGAAATTATTTCTCCAAGAAATAAAGAACAATTTATTAATCTTGTAAAAAGTAAAAACTCAAATATTGAAATCAAGTAA